Proteins found in one Cataglyphis hispanica isolate Lineage 1 chromosome 15, ULB_Chis1_1.0, whole genome shotgun sequence genomic segment:
- the LOC126855049 gene encoding UBX domain-containing protein 4 isoform X2: MKWFTGSINEAVTTSKSKKAVFVVFVEGKDDTSAQLAQTINAAEVSSRLEQEHFVAIRLESGSEAYRFFAQIYQLVPVPSLFFIGENGTPLEIVAGSITTIELVSKIDNVLTKAGKGNKQSSLNLIDAEQKATAASSSSNNNATEDATTSNINDNNSNPNIDLSSTITESVIMDSSNDNKDIIENAAKMTTLLNTENQGNNEESKKDVETKQASQNKILTAEEKIERARQLIDLQRQQRIEEEQKQERQREIERRKMGQDVQKMRQMQQDLEIKLAHEERMREKAAETAAREKVRQQIAQDKLERKQKELALQQQMQQQQSQEQPKHISAPSNATVTRIQFRLPSGYSHTGQFEPSSTLRTLRTYVTENIELPFQQFAMSMSFPRRELTNEENDKTLMELELVPTAVILILPLKNSNVTTAVTSTQDVGFFSRFIWSFFTPVIRIYNYVVGYFSGTNGDANQQRDNSGDDAIGATSNSDRAISPNRQNVVQSSG; the protein is encoded by the exons ATGAAGTGGTTCACGGGAAGTATTAACGAAGCAGTTACGACATCAAAATCGAAGAAGGCAGTCTTCGTCGTATTCGTAGAAG GTAAAGATGACACATCGGCACAACTTGCACAAACCATTAATGCTGCAGAAGTGTCTTCTCGCTTGGAGCAAGAGCATTTTGTAGCTATAAGATTAGAAAGTGGGTCTGAGGCCTACAGATTCTTTGCGCAGATTT ATCAATTGGTACCAGTaccatctttatttttcattggaGAAAATGGCACACCATTGGAGATTGTTGCTGGTAGCATAACTACAATTGAGTTAGtgtcaaaaattgataacGTGTTGACAAAGGCAGGAAAGGGGAATAAACAATCTTCGTTAAACTTAATTGACGCAGAACAGAAAGCTACAGCTGCTAGTAGCAGCAGTAATAATAATGCTACTGAAGATGCTACTAcatctaatataaatgataataactcTAACCCAAACATAGATTTATCTTCAACTATCACAGAATCTGTAATAATGGATAGCTCAAATGATAACAaagatattatagaaaatgcaGCAAAGATgacaacattattaaatacagaAAACCAAGGCAATAATGAAGAATCAAAAAAAGATGTTGAAACTAAACAAGCAAGTCAGAATAAGATATTGACAGCTGAA gaaaagatagaaagagcaCGACAATTAATTGATCTTCAACGACAACAACGAATAGAAGAGGAACAGAAACAGGAACGGCAACGCGAAATTGAACGGCGCAAAATGGGACAAGATGTACAAAAAATGCGACAAATGCAGCAAGACTTGGAGATAAAACTAGCTCATGAGGAAAGAATGCGAGAAAAGGCTGCAGAGACTGCAGCTCGCGAAAAGGTTAGGCAACAAATTGCTCAAGATAAACTAGAGCGGAAACAGAAAGAGCTTGCCCTACag caaCAGATGCAACAGCAGCAAAGCCAAGAGCAACCTAAGCATATTTCAGCACCCAGTAATGCCACTGTGACCAGAATTCAATTTAGGTTACCATCTGGCTATTCCCATACAGGACAATTTGAACCATCTAGTACTTTGCGCACATTGCGCACCTATGTTACAGAAAACATTGAATTGCCTTTCCAGCAATTTGCTATGTCAATGTCATTTCCAAGAAGAGAATTAACTAACGAGGAAAATGATAAGACCCTTATGGAACTTGAATTGGTCCCAACCGccgttattttaattctccctttgaaaaat TCTAATGTCACAACAGCAGTCACTTCAACGCAAGACGTCGGCTTCTTTTCGCGCTTTATATGGTCATTTTTCACACCTGTTATTCGCATTTACAATTACGTAGTAGGTTACTTTTCCGGCACTAATGGAGATGCGAATCAACAACGCGATAATTCCGGTGATGATGCTATAGGAGCGACGAGTAACTCCGACAGAGCTATTTCACCGAATCGGCAAAATGTAGTTCAATCTTCAGGGTAG
- the LOC126855049 gene encoding UBX domain-containing protein 4 isoform X1 has protein sequence MKWFTGSINEAVTTSKSKKAVFVVFVEGKDDTSAQLAQTINAAEVSSRLEQEHFVAIRLESGSEAYRFFAQIYQLVPVPSLFFIGENGTPLEIVAGSITTIELVSKIDNVLTKAGKGNKQSSLNLIDAEQKATAASSSSNNNATEDATTSNINDNNSNPNIDLSSTITESVIMDSSNDNKDIIENAAKMTTLLNTENQGNNEESKKDVETKQASQNKILTAEEKIERARQLIDLQRQQRIEEEQKQERQREIERRKMGQDVQKMRQMQQDLEIKLAHEERMREKAAETAAREKVRQQIAQDKLERKQKELALQQQMQQQQSQEQPKHISAPSNATVTRIQFRLPSGYSHTGQFEPSSTLRTLRTYVTENIELPFQQFAMSMSFPRRELTNEENDKTLMELELVPTAVILILPLKNSNVTTAVTSTQDVGFFSRFIWSFFTPVIRIYNYVVGYFSGTNGDANQQRDNSGDDAIGATSNSDRAISPNRQNVVQSSGLFRRYLGNQGGTTIRTEGNIHRLHSGGDDNDENNTWNGNSTQQM, from the exons ATGAAGTGGTTCACGGGAAGTATTAACGAAGCAGTTACGACATCAAAATCGAAGAAGGCAGTCTTCGTCGTATTCGTAGAAG GTAAAGATGACACATCGGCACAACTTGCACAAACCATTAATGCTGCAGAAGTGTCTTCTCGCTTGGAGCAAGAGCATTTTGTAGCTATAAGATTAGAAAGTGGGTCTGAGGCCTACAGATTCTTTGCGCAGATTT ATCAATTGGTACCAGTaccatctttatttttcattggaGAAAATGGCACACCATTGGAGATTGTTGCTGGTAGCATAACTACAATTGAGTTAGtgtcaaaaattgataacGTGTTGACAAAGGCAGGAAAGGGGAATAAACAATCTTCGTTAAACTTAATTGACGCAGAACAGAAAGCTACAGCTGCTAGTAGCAGCAGTAATAATAATGCTACTGAAGATGCTACTAcatctaatataaatgataataactcTAACCCAAACATAGATTTATCTTCAACTATCACAGAATCTGTAATAATGGATAGCTCAAATGATAACAaagatattatagaaaatgcaGCAAAGATgacaacattattaaatacagaAAACCAAGGCAATAATGAAGAATCAAAAAAAGATGTTGAAACTAAACAAGCAAGTCAGAATAAGATATTGACAGCTGAA gaaaagatagaaagagcaCGACAATTAATTGATCTTCAACGACAACAACGAATAGAAGAGGAACAGAAACAGGAACGGCAACGCGAAATTGAACGGCGCAAAATGGGACAAGATGTACAAAAAATGCGACAAATGCAGCAAGACTTGGAGATAAAACTAGCTCATGAGGAAAGAATGCGAGAAAAGGCTGCAGAGACTGCAGCTCGCGAAAAGGTTAGGCAACAAATTGCTCAAGATAAACTAGAGCGGAAACAGAAAGAGCTTGCCCTACag caaCAGATGCAACAGCAGCAAAGCCAAGAGCAACCTAAGCATATTTCAGCACCCAGTAATGCCACTGTGACCAGAATTCAATTTAGGTTACCATCTGGCTATTCCCATACAGGACAATTTGAACCATCTAGTACTTTGCGCACATTGCGCACCTATGTTACAGAAAACATTGAATTGCCTTTCCAGCAATTTGCTATGTCAATGTCATTTCCAAGAAGAGAATTAACTAACGAGGAAAATGATAAGACCCTTATGGAACTTGAATTGGTCCCAACCGccgttattttaattctccctttgaaaaat TCTAATGTCACAACAGCAGTCACTTCAACGCAAGACGTCGGCTTCTTTTCGCGCTTTATATGGTCATTTTTCACACCTGTTATTCGCATTTACAATTACGTAGTAGGTTACTTTTCCGGCACTAATGGAGATGCGAATCAACAACGCGATAATTCCGGTGATGATGCTATAGGAGCGACGAGTAACTCCGACAGAGCTATTTCACCGAATCGGCAAAATGTAGTTCAATCTTCAGG tttatttagaAGATACTTGGGTAATCAAGGAGGGACAACTATCAGGACGGAAGGAAATATACACAGACTGCATTCAGGTGGGGATGATAATGATGAGAATAATACTTGGAATGGTAACTCCACACAGCAAATGTAA